One Acanthochromis polyacanthus isolate Apoly-LR-REF ecotype Palm Island chromosome 6, KAUST_Apoly_ChrSc, whole genome shotgun sequence DNA segment encodes these proteins:
- the adora1b gene encoding adenosine receptor A1b — MSGALLSAETLYIGMEVLIAVASVIGNVMVVWAVKINKSLRDTTFCFIVSLALADIAVGALVIPLAITISIGLQTHFYSCLLVACTVLVLTQSSILALLAIAIDRYLRVKIPTRYKRVVTTRRAGLAVVVCWTVAFIVGLTPMLGWNNLKRLQQNGSISSDLVITCQFENVISMDYMVYFNFFGWVLPPLLLMLVIYAEIFYMIHKQLNSKKFSTSHTDPNKYYDKELNLAKSLALVLFLFAISWLPLHIINCITLFCPDCKKPIVLLYIAILLTHGNSAVNPIVYAFRIKKFRSAFQKIWQQYFCCKDTPALEIQPSDRKEMPNLESQQATATQPPQEEVSKSDLLQQQQQQHPPDQEQDEKTEPPQQPKEHLPILEQNTV; from the exons ATGTCCGGGGCGCTTCTCTCAGCGGAGACCCTCTACATTGGGATGGAGGTGCTGATTGCTGTGGCGTCAGTAATCGGGAATGTGATGGTGGTTTGGGCGGTGAAAATTAATAAATCCTTGCGAGACACCACGTTTTGTTTCATTGTCTCCCTGGCTCTGGCGGATATTGCGGTGGGAGCCCTCGTCATCCCTTTGGCCATCACTATCAGCATCGGACTTCAAACTCACTTTTACAGCTGCCTGCTCGTGGCGTGCACGGTGCTGGTGCTGACGCAAAGTTCAATCCTGGCCCTCCTGGCTATTGCAATAGACCGCTATCTCAGGGTCAAGATCCCAACCAG GTACAAGCGGGTGGTGACCACTCGGCGAGCGGGGCTGGCGGTGGTGGTATGCTGGACGGTGGCGTTCATCGTGGGTCTGACTCCCATGCTGGGCTGGAACAACCTGAAGCGCCTCCAGCAGAACGGCTCCATCAGCTCCGACCTCGTCATCACCTGCCAGTTCGAAAACGTCATCAGCATGGACTACATGGTCTATTTCAACTTCTTCGGCTGGGtgctgccgccgctgctgctcATGCTGGTCATCTACGCGGAGATTTTCTACATGATCCACAAGCAGCTCAACAGTAAGAAATTCTCCACCAGCCACACGGACCCCAACAAGTACTACGACAAGGAGCTGAATCTTGCCAAATCTCTGGCTCTGGTGCTTTTTCTCTTCGCCATCAGCTGGCTGCCACTCCACATCATCAACTGCATCACGTTATTCTGCCCTGACTGCAAGAAGCCCATAGTTCTCCTCTACATCGCCATCCTGCTTACTCACGGCAACTCCGCTGTCAACCCAATTGTCTACGCTTTTCGCATTAAGAAGTTCCGCTCGGCCTTCcagaaaatctggcagcagtACTTCTGCTGCAAGGACACACCAGCTCTGGAGATTCAGCCCAGCGACAGGAAAGAGATGCCCAATCTAGAGTCACAGCAGGCGACAGCAACACAGCCCCCTCAGGAAGAAGTCTCTAAATCTGATCtactacagcagcagcagcagcagcatccaccAGACCAAGAGCAGGATGAGAAGACCGAACCACCTCAGCAGCCTAAAGAACATCTGCCCATATTAGAGCAGAACACAGTCTAA